In the genome of Elusimicrobiota bacterium, one region contains:
- the rplI gene encoding 50S ribosomal protein L9: MKVILRSDIVNVGRQGEIKEISDGFARNYLIPKSLVMEADEKNLKIWEKEKIKLEKQRESLISEKKELAEKIEKISLTITVKVGENGKLFGAVTVSDIAEAFEEKGFKINKHDILLAESLKEVGAYTVNVRLHPEVTAQAKVWVVEEKIENNAEKKD; the protein is encoded by the coding sequence ATGAAAGTAATATTGCGTTCTGATATAGTAAATGTCGGCAGGCAAGGCGAGATAAAAGAGATTTCAGACGGTTTTGCCAGGAATTACCTTATTCCCAAAAGTCTTGTTATGGAAGCAGATGAGAAAAACCTCAAGATTTGGGAGAAAGAAAAAATAAAGCTTGAAAAGCAAAGGGAATCCCTTATTAGTGAGAAAAAAGAACTTGCGGAAAAAATTGAAAAAATATCTTTGACTATTACCGTAAAAGTCGGTGAGAACGGTAAACTTTTCGGGGCTGTTACTGTTTCCGACATAGCCGAAGCTTTTGAAGAAAAAGGTTTTAAAATAAATAAACACGACATTCTTTTAGCTGAGTCCCTGAAAGAAGTCGGAGCTTATACCGTTAATGTGCGTCTTCATCCGGAAGTGACAGCGCAAGCTAAAGTTTGGGTCGTAGAAGAAAAAATAGAAAATAATGCGGAGAAAAAGGATTAA
- the rpsR gene encoding 30S ribosomal protein S18 codes for MVQTSRPQSRPSARPQEGGRFRRGGPIKKKVCKFCADKVEIDYKNLSLLRTFMTERGKILSGRITGNCAKHQRILCIAIKRARMLALIPFAVI; via the coding sequence ATGGTACAAACTAGCAGGCCACAAAGCAGGCCAAGCGCACGGCCTCAAGAAGGCGGAAGATTCCGCCGCGGCGGGCCCATAAAAAAGAAAGTATGCAAGTTTTGCGCTGATAAAGTGGAAATAGACTATAAGAACTTAAGTCTTTTAAGAACTTTCATGACTGAAAGAGGAAAAATTCTTTCGGGCAGGATTACGGGAAACTGCGCAAAACATCAAAGGATTTTATGCATCGCGATAAAAAGAGCAAGAATGCTTGCACTTATTCCGTTTGCAGTTATCTAG
- a CDS encoding single-stranded DNA-binding protein, translated as MNQTNLRLPEQNSVTIVGRLTRDPEVRFTTKGQAFCRIDIAVNRRYKDASSGEWKDDTSFIPVVVWGESANRCGERLKKGLPVHIEGRLQSRAWETKEGQKRNSIEVVARRVQFLSKAASSAAAVPDVSESQGRSENTPSDEEEIPF; from the coding sequence ATGAATCAAACGAACTTAAGACTGCCGGAGCAGAATAGCGTAACCATAGTCGGCCGTTTAACCCGAGACCCTGAAGTCCGTTTTACAACAAAAGGCCAGGCGTTTTGCCGCATAGATATAGCCGTTAATCGCCGCTATAAAGATGCTTCCTCAGGAGAATGGAAGGACGACACAAGCTTTATTCCTGTCGTTGTCTGGGGAGAATCTGCAAACCGTTGCGGGGAAAGGCTAAAAAAGGGGCTGCCGGTCCATATAGAGGGAAGGCTTCAGAGCAGGGCATGGGAAACTAAAGAGGGACAAAAACGAAACAGCATTGAAGTGGTTGCAAGAAGGGTGCAGTTTTTGTCAAAGGCTGCAAGCAGCGCCGCTGCTGTTCCTGATGTAAGTGAATCTCAAGGCCGCAGCGAGAATACTCCCAGTGACGAAGAAGAAATTCCGTTTTAA
- the rpsF gene encoding 30S ribosomal protein S6: MTTYESTFICSPELPAEKIDEIVEKVKKVVDHSHGSIVAIQQLGKKKLAYPVKKFREGNYVFMELSGPGELIHALETFYRVNDSVIRYLTVKIEKKKKSLKTPEKVQPELKEVKSNESNELKTAGAE; encoded by the coding sequence ATGACCACGTATGAAAGCACATTTATTTGTTCCCCCGAATTACCTGCCGAAAAAATTGACGAAATCGTAGAAAAAGTAAAAAAAGTTGTTGATCACTCGCATGGTTCCATAGTTGCAATTCAGCAGCTGGGAAAAAAGAAACTCGCGTATCCCGTAAAAAAGTTTCGCGAAGGAAATTATGTATTTATGGAGTTGTCCGGACCGGGAGAATTGATACACGCTTTAGAAACATTCTACAGGGTTAATGATTCTGTAATACGCTATTTAACGGTGAAAATAGAAAAAAAGAAAAAATCTTTAAAAACCCCTGAGAAAGTTCAACCCGAGCTTAAGGAGGTAAAGTCTAATGAATCAAACGAACTTAAGACTGCCGGAGCAGAATAG